A window of Hevea brasiliensis isolate MT/VB/25A 57/8 chromosome 14, ASM3005281v1, whole genome shotgun sequence contains these coding sequences:
- the LOC110645280 gene encoding protein trichome birefringence-like 12 isoform X3 produces MVDLQCLQSFLLQSLASSSSPFLYLYSTSLLPCSSTSITTPSPSSTCNLFEGHWVLDPEAPKPFYDESCPFHRNAWNCLRNNRDNMGLINSWKWVPQKCNLPRIDPQRFLGIMRNRNIGFVRDSLNENFLVSFLCILRVADADARRWKKKGAWRGAYFPKFNVTVAYHRPALLAKYQWQPKQLHLRMMDRRKHIASMMTHLQMNDPPSIIFMMFSYLILGIGNFLSNELILSPFNALAFHLHYCRFIEKKNGGLVYDMIWNTQGRLDMSIVLHSYVKLTDTSFPWFV; encoded by the exons ATGGTGGATCTGCAATGCCTTCAAAGCTTCCTACTACAATCCCTTGCCTCATCTTCCTCTCCGTTCCTCTATCTCTACTCCACTTCGCTCCTCCCTTGCTCCTCCACATCCATCACCACACCTTCTCCTTCTTCAACTTGCAATCTCTTCGAAGGCCACTGGGTCTTAGACCCTGAGGCTCCCAAACCCTTTTACGATGAGTCCTGCCCATTTCATAGAAACGCCTGGAACTGCCTTAGGAACAACAGAGACAACATGGGTCTCATCAATTCCTGGAAATGGGTGCCCCAAAAATGCAATTTGCCACGGATTGATCCGCAGAGATTTCTAGGGATAATGAGAAATAGGAACATTGGATTTGTTCGCGATTCTTTAAATGAGAATTTTTTGGTGTCGTTCTTGTGTATTCTTAGAGTGGCTGATGCTGATGCAAGGAGGTGGAAAAAGAAGGGGGCTTGGAGAGGTGCTTATTTTCCCAAATTCAATGTCACCGTGGCATATCACCGGCCTGCTTTGCTCGCCAAATATCA GTGGCAGCCAAAACAGTTGCACTTGCGAATGATGGATAGAAGGAAACATATCGCGTCGATGATGACGCACCTGCAGATGAATGACCCACCGTCAATCATTTTTATGATGTTCTCATATTTAATACTGGGCATTGGTAATTTCCTCTCTAATGAACTGATTCTTTCACCTTTTAATGCTTTGGCATTTCATCTGCATTATTGCAGattcattgaaaaaaaaaatggtggcTTGGTTTATGACATGATTTGGAACACTCAGGGACGACTAGATATGTCTATAGTCTTACATTCTTATGTAAAACTCACAG ATACTTCCTTCCCTTGGtttgtttga
- the LOC110645280 gene encoding protein trichome birefringence-like 12 isoform X2: MVDLQCLQSFLLQSLASSSSPFLYLYSTSLLPCSSTSITTPSPSSTCNLFEGHWVLDPEAPKPFYDESCPFHRNAWNCLRNNRDNMGLINSWKWVPQKCNLPRIDPQRFLGIMRNRNIGFVRDSLNENFLVSFLCILRVADADARRWKKKGAWRGAYFPKFNVTVAYHRPALLAKYQYFLPLVCLMDLKLFLRIWSHIYKRKFLARHSSFGVCNHSGIFMAVSGTKMEVACSVRPSTKMSKKGVNKEARQIDHAIELTLQCTDIHSLDLTCLSDYRAHAYPSIWFGKKDANGNLGSELHALVPTWCS, translated from the exons ATGGTGGATCTGCAATGCCTTCAAAGCTTCCTACTACAATCCCTTGCCTCATCTTCCTCTCCGTTCCTCTATCTCTACTCCACTTCGCTCCTCCCTTGCTCCTCCACATCCATCACCACACCTTCTCCTTCTTCAACTTGCAATCTCTTCGAAGGCCACTGGGTCTTAGACCCTGAGGCTCCCAAACCCTTTTACGATGAGTCCTGCCCATTTCATAGAAACGCCTGGAACTGCCTTAGGAACAACAGAGACAACATGGGTCTCATCAATTCCTGGAAATGGGTGCCCCAAAAATGCAATTTGCCACGGATTGATCCGCAGAGATTTCTAGGGATAATGAGAAATAGGAACATTGGATTTGTTCGCGATTCTTTAAATGAGAATTTTTTGGTGTCGTTCTTGTGTATTCTTAGAGTGGCTGATGCTGATGCAAGGAGGTGGAAAAAGAAGGGGGCTTGGAGAGGTGCTTATTTTCCCAAATTCAATGTCACCGTGGCATATCACCGGCCTGCTTTGCTCGCCAAATATCA ATACTTCCTTCCCTTGGtttgtttgatggatttaaagttgTTCTTGAGAATATGGTCTCATATATACAAAAGGAAGTTCCTGGCAAGACATTCAAGTTTTGGCGTCTGCAATCACAGCGGCATTTTTATGGCAGTGAGTGGAACCAAAATGGAAGTTGCTTGTTCAGTGAGGCCCTCAACGAAAATGAG CAAAAAAGGAGTTAATAAAGAAGCAAGACAAATTGATCATGCAATTGAACTGACATTGCAATGCACGGATATCCACTCGCTGGATCTAACTTGTTTGAGCGATTATAGAGCACATGCATACCCTTCAATTTGGTTTGGGAAGAAGGATGCCAATGGCAATCTGGGGTCAGAATTGCATGCATTGGTGCCTACCTGGTGTTCCTGA
- the LOC110645280 gene encoding protein trichome birefringence-like 12 isoform X5 has protein sequence MVDLQCLQSFLLQSLASSSSPFLYLYSTSLLPCSSTSITTPSPSSTCNLFEGHWVLDPEAPKPFYDESCPFHRNAWNCLRNNRDNMGLINSWKWVPQKCNLPRIDPQRFLGIMRNRNIGFVRDSLNENFLVSFLCILRVADADARRWKKKGAWRGAYFPKFNVTVAYHRPALLAKYQYFLPLVCLMDLKLFLRIWSHIYKRKFLARHSSFGVCNHSGIFMAVSGTKMEVACSVRPSTKMSLICGLIPAKKELIKKQDKLIMQLN, from the exons ATGGTGGATCTGCAATGCCTTCAAAGCTTCCTACTACAATCCCTTGCCTCATCTTCCTCTCCGTTCCTCTATCTCTACTCCACTTCGCTCCTCCCTTGCTCCTCCACATCCATCACCACACCTTCTCCTTCTTCAACTTGCAATCTCTTCGAAGGCCACTGGGTCTTAGACCCTGAGGCTCCCAAACCCTTTTACGATGAGTCCTGCCCATTTCATAGAAACGCCTGGAACTGCCTTAGGAACAACAGAGACAACATGGGTCTCATCAATTCCTGGAAATGGGTGCCCCAAAAATGCAATTTGCCACGGATTGATCCGCAGAGATTTCTAGGGATAATGAGAAATAGGAACATTGGATTTGTTCGCGATTCTTTAAATGAGAATTTTTTGGTGTCGTTCTTGTGTATTCTTAGAGTGGCTGATGCTGATGCAAGGAGGTGGAAAAAGAAGGGGGCTTGGAGAGGTGCTTATTTTCCCAAATTCAATGTCACCGTGGCATATCACCGGCCTGCTTTGCTCGCCAAATATCA ATACTTCCTTCCCTTGGtttgtttgatggatttaaagttgTTCTTGAGAATATGGTCTCATATATACAAAAGGAAGTTCCTGGCAAGACATTCAAGTTTTGGCGTCTGCAATCACAGCGGCATTTTTATGGCAGTGAGTGGAACCAAAATGGAAGTTGCTTGTTCAGTGAGGCCCTCAACGAAAATGAG CTTGATTTGTGGTTTGATCCCAGCAAAAAAGGAGTTAATAAAGAAGCAAGACAAATTGATCATGCAATTGAACTGA
- the LOC110645280 gene encoding protein trichome birefringence-like 12 isoform X7 yields MVDLQCLQSFLLQSLASSSSPFLYLYSTSLLPCSSTSITTPSPSSTCNLFEGHWVLDPEAPKPFYDESCPFHRNAWNCLRNNRDNMGLINSWKWVPQKCNLPRIDPQRFLGIMRNRNIGFVRDSLNENFLVSFLCILRVADADARRWKKKGAWRGAYFPKFNVTVAYHRPALLAKYQFIEKKNGGLVYDMIWNTQGRLDMSIVLHSYVKLTDTSFPWFV; encoded by the exons ATGGTGGATCTGCAATGCCTTCAAAGCTTCCTACTACAATCCCTTGCCTCATCTTCCTCTCCGTTCCTCTATCTCTACTCCACTTCGCTCCTCCCTTGCTCCTCCACATCCATCACCACACCTTCTCCTTCTTCAACTTGCAATCTCTTCGAAGGCCACTGGGTCTTAGACCCTGAGGCTCCCAAACCCTTTTACGATGAGTCCTGCCCATTTCATAGAAACGCCTGGAACTGCCTTAGGAACAACAGAGACAACATGGGTCTCATCAATTCCTGGAAATGGGTGCCCCAAAAATGCAATTTGCCACGGATTGATCCGCAGAGATTTCTAGGGATAATGAGAAATAGGAACATTGGATTTGTTCGCGATTCTTTAAATGAGAATTTTTTGGTGTCGTTCTTGTGTATTCTTAGAGTGGCTGATGCTGATGCAAGGAGGTGGAAAAAGAAGGGGGCTTGGAGAGGTGCTTATTTTCCCAAATTCAATGTCACCGTGGCATATCACCGGCCTGCTTTGCTCGCCAAATATCA attcattgaaaaaaaaaatggtggcTTGGTTTATGACATGATTTGGAACACTCAGGGACGACTAGATATGTCTATAGTCTTACATTCTTATGTAAAACTCACAG ATACTTCCTTCCCTTGGtttgtttga
- the LOC110645280 gene encoding protein trichome birefringence-like 12 isoform X6, with product MVDLQCLQSFLLQSLASSSSPFLYLYSTSLLPCSSTSITTPSPSSTCNLFEGHWVLDPEAPKPFYDESCPFHRNAWNCLRNNRDNMGLINSWKWVPQKCNLPRIDPQRFLGIMRNRNIGFVRDSLNENFLVSFLCILRVADADARRWKKKGAWRGAYFPKFNVTVAYHRPALLAKYQWQPKQLHLRMMDRRKHIASMMTHLQMNDPPSIIFMMFSYLILGIDTSFPWFV from the exons ATGGTGGATCTGCAATGCCTTCAAAGCTTCCTACTACAATCCCTTGCCTCATCTTCCTCTCCGTTCCTCTATCTCTACTCCACTTCGCTCCTCCCTTGCTCCTCCACATCCATCACCACACCTTCTCCTTCTTCAACTTGCAATCTCTTCGAAGGCCACTGGGTCTTAGACCCTGAGGCTCCCAAACCCTTTTACGATGAGTCCTGCCCATTTCATAGAAACGCCTGGAACTGCCTTAGGAACAACAGAGACAACATGGGTCTCATCAATTCCTGGAAATGGGTGCCCCAAAAATGCAATTTGCCACGGATTGATCCGCAGAGATTTCTAGGGATAATGAGAAATAGGAACATTGGATTTGTTCGCGATTCTTTAAATGAGAATTTTTTGGTGTCGTTCTTGTGTATTCTTAGAGTGGCTGATGCTGATGCAAGGAGGTGGAAAAAGAAGGGGGCTTGGAGAGGTGCTTATTTTCCCAAATTCAATGTCACCGTGGCATATCACCGGCCTGCTTTGCTCGCCAAATATCA GTGGCAGCCAAAACAGTTGCACTTGCGAATGATGGATAGAAGGAAACATATCGCGTCGATGATGACGCACCTGCAGATGAATGACCCACCGTCAATCATTTTTATGATGTTCTCATATTTAATACTGGGCATTG ATACTTCCTTCCCTTGGtttgtttga
- the LOC110645280 gene encoding protein trichome birefringence-like 12 isoform X4, giving the protein MVDLQCLQSFLLQSLASSSSPFLYLYSTSLLPCSSTSITTPSPSSTCNLFEGHWVLDPEAPKPFYDESCPFHRNAWNCLRNNRDNMGLINSWKWVPQKCNLPRIDPQRFLGIMRNRNIGFVRDSLNENFLVSFLCILRVADADARRWKKKGAWRGAYFPKFNVTVAYHRPALLAKYQFIEKKNGGLVYDMIWNTQGRLDMSIVLHSYVKLTGKESCIAMFLSCIAMFLSLSITIILYCCFSTLIVLFLFWTLILLPVFHSRSVFL; this is encoded by the exons ATGGTGGATCTGCAATGCCTTCAAAGCTTCCTACTACAATCCCTTGCCTCATCTTCCTCTCCGTTCCTCTATCTCTACTCCACTTCGCTCCTCCCTTGCTCCTCCACATCCATCACCACACCTTCTCCTTCTTCAACTTGCAATCTCTTCGAAGGCCACTGGGTCTTAGACCCTGAGGCTCCCAAACCCTTTTACGATGAGTCCTGCCCATTTCATAGAAACGCCTGGAACTGCCTTAGGAACAACAGAGACAACATGGGTCTCATCAATTCCTGGAAATGGGTGCCCCAAAAATGCAATTTGCCACGGATTGATCCGCAGAGATTTCTAGGGATAATGAGAAATAGGAACATTGGATTTGTTCGCGATTCTTTAAATGAGAATTTTTTGGTGTCGTTCTTGTGTATTCTTAGAGTGGCTGATGCTGATGCAAGGAGGTGGAAAAAGAAGGGGGCTTGGAGAGGTGCTTATTTTCCCAAATTCAATGTCACCGTGGCATATCACCGGCCTGCTTTGCTCGCCAAATATCA attcattgaaaaaaaaaatggtggcTTGGTTTATGACATGATTTGGAACACTCAGGGACGACTAGATATGTCTATAGTCTTACATTCTTATGTAAAACTCACAGGTAAGGAGTCTTGTATTGCAATGTTCTTGTCTTGTATTGCAATGTTCTTGTCCTTGTCAATCACTATTATTTTGTATTGCTGTTTCTCAACTCTCATTGTCCTCTTTCTCTTTTGGACATTAATTCTCTTGCCTGTATTCCACAGCCGTAGTGTGTTCCTTTAA
- the LOC110645280 gene encoding protein trichome birefringence-like 12 isoform X1 → MVDLQCLQSFLLQSLASSSSPFLYLYSTSLLPCSSTSITTPSPSSTCNLFEGHWVLDPEAPKPFYDESCPFHRNAWNCLRNNRDNMGLINSWKWVPQKCNLPRIDPQRFLGIMRNRNIGFVRDSLNENFLVSFLCILRVADADARRWKKKGAWRGAYFPKFNVTVAYHRPALLAKYQWQPKQLHLRMMDRRKHIASMMTHLQMNDPPSIIFMMFSYLILGIGNFLSNELILSPFNALAFHLHYCRFIEKKNGGLVYDMIWNTQGRLDMSIVLHSYVKLTGKESCIAMFLSCIAMFLSLSITIILYCCFSTLIVLFLFWTLILLPVFHSRSVFL, encoded by the exons ATGGTGGATCTGCAATGCCTTCAAAGCTTCCTACTACAATCCCTTGCCTCATCTTCCTCTCCGTTCCTCTATCTCTACTCCACTTCGCTCCTCCCTTGCTCCTCCACATCCATCACCACACCTTCTCCTTCTTCAACTTGCAATCTCTTCGAAGGCCACTGGGTCTTAGACCCTGAGGCTCCCAAACCCTTTTACGATGAGTCCTGCCCATTTCATAGAAACGCCTGGAACTGCCTTAGGAACAACAGAGACAACATGGGTCTCATCAATTCCTGGAAATGGGTGCCCCAAAAATGCAATTTGCCACGGATTGATCCGCAGAGATTTCTAGGGATAATGAGAAATAGGAACATTGGATTTGTTCGCGATTCTTTAAATGAGAATTTTTTGGTGTCGTTCTTGTGTATTCTTAGAGTGGCTGATGCTGATGCAAGGAGGTGGAAAAAGAAGGGGGCTTGGAGAGGTGCTTATTTTCCCAAATTCAATGTCACCGTGGCATATCACCGGCCTGCTTTGCTCGCCAAATATCA GTGGCAGCCAAAACAGTTGCACTTGCGAATGATGGATAGAAGGAAACATATCGCGTCGATGATGACGCACCTGCAGATGAATGACCCACCGTCAATCATTTTTATGATGTTCTCATATTTAATACTGGGCATTGGTAATTTCCTCTCTAATGAACTGATTCTTTCACCTTTTAATGCTTTGGCATTTCATCTGCATTATTGCAGattcattgaaaaaaaaaatggtggcTTGGTTTATGACATGATTTGGAACACTCAGGGACGACTAGATATGTCTATAGTCTTACATTCTTATGTAAAACTCACAGGTAAGGAGTCTTGTATTGCAATGTTCTTGTCTTGTATTGCAATGTTCTTGTCCTTGTCAATCACTATTATTTTGTATTGCTGTTTCTCAACTCTCATTGTCCTCTTTCTCTTTTGGACATTAATTCTCTTGCCTGTATTCCACAGCCGTAGTGTGTTCCTTTAA
- the LOC110645280 gene encoding protein trichome birefringence-like 12 isoform X8 — MVDLQCLQSFLLQSLASSSSPFLYLYSTSLLPCSSTSITTPSPSSTCNLFEGHWVLDPEAPKPFYDESCPFHRNAWNCLRNNRDNMGLINSWKWVPQKCNLPRIDPQRFLGIMRNRNIGFVRDSLNENFLVSFLCILRVADADARRWKKKGAWRGAYFPKFNVTVAYHRPALLAKYQKNAQTCCHINLLR, encoded by the exons ATGGTGGATCTGCAATGCCTTCAAAGCTTCCTACTACAATCCCTTGCCTCATCTTCCTCTCCGTTCCTCTATCTCTACTCCACTTCGCTCCTCCCTTGCTCCTCCACATCCATCACCACACCTTCTCCTTCTTCAACTTGCAATCTCTTCGAAGGCCACTGGGTCTTAGACCCTGAGGCTCCCAAACCCTTTTACGATGAGTCCTGCCCATTTCATAGAAACGCCTGGAACTGCCTTAGGAACAACAGAGACAACATGGGTCTCATCAATTCCTGGAAATGGGTGCCCCAAAAATGCAATTTGCCACGGATTGATCCGCAGAGATTTCTAGGGATAATGAGAAATAGGAACATTGGATTTGTTCGCGATTCTTTAAATGAGAATTTTTTGGTGTCGTTCTTGTGTATTCTTAGAGTGGCTGATGCTGATGCAAGGAGGTGGAAAAAGAAGGGGGCTTGGAGAGGTGCTTATTTTCCCAAATTCAATGTCACCGTGGCATATCACCGGCCTGCTTTGCTCGCCAAATATCA GAAAAATGCACAAACTTGTTGCCATATAAATCTTCTCAGATAG
- the LOC131172846 gene encoding putative disease resistance protein RGA3 produces MKREIVTDVRDKRISGRETSSVLISDMIGREKDKEKMIQSLLNPTSSQGNVSVNAIVGIGGLGKTALAQLVYNDEKVKNYFEKKIWVCVSDEFEVKLLVKKILECATEEEVRNLELEQMHKKLKRNLEGKRYLLVLDDVWNEDQKKWDDLKAYLLVGARGSKILVTTRSTIAALVMGVDSPYVLQRLAENEAWDLFEKLAFGEGHGAVMNPNLIKIGKEMVEKCKGVPLAIRSLGSLMRLKTKESEWSSILKSDLLKSFQTSENENVLSVLKLSYYHLPTYLKQCFTYCAMFPKDYKFDKKTLIHLWIAQGYIVCSSKDDDLEDIGDQYFNELLCRSFSHQSESMDGYKMHDLIHDLAQSIAKDRYFAVENVCEGIHHVYWPSSLNEIEMLVKVKGMKTLFFKSFPESVTFKRGSNFQRLRALHLGWNIKRVPNSIARLKYLRYLDISRCKMETLPKSINNLQNLQTLILSYCRRLRELPRDIEKLISLRCLMINGCESLRCMPIGLGKLTCFRQLSDFVVAWDEGSKGAMLNELNSLNQLKGRIVLHDLINVENVEIESNQVNLREKKHLQCLVLRWSYSFLYEETGVEKNELFLEKLEPHPNLQSLVVESFMGVRFSSWLSSITNLVEIKLFHCKKLKQLPPLHQLPSLKTLCLEELVSLEYVSDEEPSFLASPSITLFPSLQEIELNDCYNLRGWWRKKRSGVELAQFPCLSKMQIRGCRKLIVDDGEVIEWGSFRSLQSLSIRFLSELKSLPKGLQFVTNLQELIIYGCYSLMALPDWISKFTSLQRLEISYCPNLRSLPEGMHLLTSLQKLKIEGSGKLSARCTKEKGVDWPKIAHIPNLEIEPPGF; encoded by the coding sequence ATGAAGAGAGAAATAGTAACAGATGTGAGAGATAAAAGAATAAGTGGAAGGGAGACATCCTCTGTACTGATATCTGATATGATAGGAAGGGAAAAAGATAAGGAAAAAATGATTCAGTCATTGTTGAATCCAACTAGTAGTCAAGGAAATGTTTCTGTGAATGCAATTGTTGGTATTGGGGGCTTAGGAAAGACTGCACTTGCCCAGTTGGTGTATAATGATGAGAAAGTTAAAAATTACTTTGAGAAGAAGATATGggtatgtgtttctgatgaatttgaGGTGAAATTGCTAGTTAAGAAGATCCTTGAATGCGCAACTGAAGAGGAAGTTCGTAACTTAGAACTAGAACAAATGCATAAAAAGCTTAAAAGGAATTTAGAAGGGAAGAGGTATTTGCTGGTGTTAGATGATGTATGGAATGAAGATCAGAAAAAATGGGACGATTTGAAAGCTTACTTGTTAGTGGGTGCCCGTGGAAGTAAAATTCTAGTCACCACTCGTAGCACAATAGCTGCATTAGTCATGGGTGTGGATTCCCCATATGTTTTGCAACGTCTAGCAGAAAATGAGGCTTGGGATTTATTTGAAAAATTAGCATTTGGAGAGGGGCATGGTGCAGTGATGAATCCTAACCTAATAAAAATTGGAAAAGAGATGGTAGAGAAATGTAAAGGAGTTCCACTTGCAATAAGGAGTTTAGGAAGCCTCATGCGTTTGAAAACTAAAGAGAGTGAGTGGTCTTCCATTTTAAAAAGTGACTTATTGAAGTCATTTCAAACAAGTGAGAATGAGAATGTTCTTTCTGTGCTGAAGTTGAGTTACTATCACTTGCCCACTTATTTAAAGCAATGTTTCACTTATTGTGCGATGTTTCCCAAAGATTACAAATTCGATAAAAAAACATTGATTCATTTGTGGATAGCACAAGGATACATTGTCTGTTCAAGTAAGGATGACGATTTAGAGGATATTGGAGATCAGTACTTCAATGAATTATTATGTCGATCATTCTCCCATCAGTCAGAAAGTATGGATGGTTATAAAATGCATGATCTTATCCATGATCTAGCACAATCAATAGCTAAGGATAGGTACTTTGCAGTAGAGAATGTTTGCGAAGGAATCCATCATGTATATTGGCCATcttctttgaatgaaattgagaTGTTGGTTAAAGTTAAGGGCATGAaaacattattttttaaaagttttcctGAAAGTGTAACATTTAAAAGGGGTTCAAATTTTCAAAGGTTACGTGCCTTGCATTTAGGGTGGAATATAAAGCGAGTACCAAATTCAATAGCAAGATTGAAGTATTTGAGATATCTTGACATTTCTAGGTGTAAGATGGAAACGCTCCCAAAGTCCATAAATAATTTGCAAAACTTGCAAACTCTAATACTCTCATATTGTAGAAGGCTTCGAGAATTGCCGAGAGATATAGAAAAATTGATCAGCCTTAGGTGCCTCATGATTAATGGATGTGAGAGCCTAagatgcatgccaattggattgGGGAAATTAACTTGTTTTCGCCAACTGTCAGATTTTGTGGTGGCATGGGATGAAGGCTCTAAGGGGGCTATGCTAAATGAATTGAATAGCCTAAACCAACTTAAGGGAAGGATTGTCCTCCATGACCTTATAAATGTGGAAAATGTTGAGATAGAGTCCAACCAAGTGAATTTAAGGGAAAAGAAACACCTCCAGTGTTTGGTGTTACGTTGGAGTTATTCTTTTCTTTACGAGGAGACTGGAGTTGAAAAGAATGAATTATTTTTAGAAAAGCTTGAGCCTCATCCAAATTTACAATCCTTGGTTGTGGAATCTTTCATGGGTGTGAGATTTTCAAGTTGGTTGTCTTCTATCACAAATTTAGTAGAAATTAAGCTTTTTCATTGTAAAAAATTGAAGCAGCTACCGCCATTGCACCAACTCCCTTCTCTAAAAACCCTTTGTCTTGAAGAACTTGTTTCTCTGGAGTATGTATCAGATGAGGAGCCTTCCTTTTTGGCATCGCCATCAATTACATTATTCCCATCACTGCAAGAGATTGAACTCAATGATTGCTATAATTTGAGAGGATGGTGGAGGAAGAAGAGGAGTGGGGTTGAACTTGCTCAATTTCCTTGTCTTTCAAAAATGCAAATCCGGGGCTGCCGCAAGCTTATTGTAGATGATGGTGAAGTCATTGAATGGGGAAGTTTCAGGAGTCTTCAATCTCTTTCTATTAGATTTCTTTCAGAATTGAAATCTCTACCAAAGGGGCTTCAATTTGTTACAAACCTGCAAGAGCTCATCATCTATGGTTGTTATAGTTTGATGGCTTTACCAGATTGGATAAGCAAATTCACCTCACTTCAACGGCTAGAAATTTCCTATTGCCCTAATTTGAGATCGCTGCCTGAGGGAATGCATTTACTGACTTCTTTACAGAAGTTGAAGATTGAAGGAAGCGGCAAGTTGTCTGCAAGATGTACGAAGGAAAAGGGTGTGGATTGGCCAAAGATTGCTCACATCCCTAATCTCGAGATTGAACCTCCAGGTTTTTGA